DNA sequence from the Xenopus tropicalis strain Nigerian chromosome 4, UCB_Xtro_10.0, whole genome shotgun sequence genome:
aaaaaaaaagatttatcaaAGCTCAAAGTATCTTTTCCCTTTGAAATGTAATGGTTTTCCTGCACATTGGATTTGTATTACAGTTATGGAATGACTACAATAAAACAATGCTCTAGCTCATTTATAAAGATTTGCCACCTTTCTCTTGTATTAGCCAAACATTCATTTGCAAGGATGCTCCAAATTCAGTCAGTCAGATGACTTGTCAAAAGTTTTTGCCAGTGTTTATCACAACACAAGCCTATAGGGAACTTCTGAAAGTTTTTTCCCATCTTTTCACTCAGAAGACAAAGCTATAAAAGgataataaaaggaaaatatatttttcccacTGGTGATAACATTGAAAATTAAGGTTTTATTAACTTCCATAAAgtatagaaaaaaggaaaaaaaattctcagaaaAAAGGCCTCCTGGTATCTGAATGCCTAACTATATGTGAGCCCTTTCTGCCCAATCTATTAATCTATTTGCTCAAGGAAAAGAATCATTAATAAAGTAAAGAGCTCCTCCAATTTGCacctaataaaaatgtattgaaagcaagttttatttagttttttttctaaatgatagaTACATTCTATTGCTTCTGTTAAGAACATTTTATTGTATATCTCATCATTTTGAGCTCAactttaaatgtatttctaagggtgaagacacactaggctactagtagcagctacttttcacagctacaaaacaccaggaaatatcctgccatagacaatactcagaattgcctgtgctaaaacacactttagacagttatcagtaaatgatcagcattgtctttttagtagccccaagtagctgctactagtagctctgtgtgtcttcaccctacatggggcaatataataaaagtacttaCTATATGGTCTGTTTTCAACTCGAGTAAAATAACTCGATGTATGAAAATAcatctgcctattcttttaattaaaaaaaaacacattttcttttataaaacagtaacatagaattgttttgctttcacacttaTGAAGCCTTCtgagaacttttgcaatttacattgtttttctaaGATATTATCTAGGCAGGCTTTGAGTAGAACAGCTGTATGAAAGCCCAGAGGGTCAGCAGCCCTAACTGAGTATGCTCTTAAGCACTTCCTGTGTTCAGTTAACCCTCAGCTGCTCATTTTTATGGGCCTACttttttattctgtgtaaaataaaattcgcCTAATAagctgtgttaaataaatggtgaatttttattttacaccagATTTGACATAAAATTTGACGCCACTTGACCTTGTGTAAGTTCCTTTGAgaaaagaatgcaaaaaaattttttttatgtgtaaattGTGCTCAGGGAGGCGCCCCAAGTCTGAAACCTTTGCTATAGCACAGTTTACCTGAAACTTGATAGGTTTTCTCATACAGACACATTTAACACCATTTCTcaaattataataaatgtatacatttcttCTTTAATTGAGAGCTGTATCCAGATAAGGAGAAACAAAATCTTGATTTATTGGTATATTTTTACCTTTCCACAATGGTCACTGCCTTCTGTTATTTTTGTGCATGCACTATTAATCTCCCCCTGCTGACCTTGAGTTTGTTACCTTTGATACTATTAAGATACAGTAAACATATAAACAAACTGAACTGCTGATAATTCACAGTCTACTGGCTGCTGCTTTCATGATGTAGCAAAGGAAGAGGCAAGTGGCTTGCAAACCTAGTGTCTCCAAGGCAATGAGATGCTAGAGTTCCTATTGGACTGACGGAGCATAAAAATGATAATATacgcttcatctcatggaaataagaatcTTAACAGCATATGTGCCAAGAACCAAAAGTTTGTGATTTACTGTATAGCAGGTATAAATAATAGTGGGGAGGGATGCGGTGACATGTGACACATACAGCAGCACAGTATGCATTTTACCTTAAAAATCAAGTGTGTTTTTGTACCCTGTAACTTTAGCTTCTAGAACTAATACACCTTTCCAACATCTGACATTAGATCTGGGTGACTATTTTCCAAACTAGGAATACATAAATTGTTGCATTTACCACAGACCCTATTATATATTGCATCAACATTCATGGGTACAGGCAtgtcagtttggggaccacttGACTAGTAATATACCTGCAGTTGTCAAGTCTTAGCACAGCATTCTTAAACAATGACTTCTCATACCAAACTCCACTGTAACAGCACATAAATTTAAACCACTTTTCTAAAGTTAAAGTGCTTGATGCAAAGCATCCCACCTTCCTTTATCACaaaaaacagtacattattttacgCACTTGTAGCCAGAATCAAAAATGTAGAATAACATTTACCCCTCGTCTCTGACTCACTCATTCGAGTTTACAGAACATCCCTTGCCATTATTTGCTATAGCTCCTGATGTTTCTCATTTTGGAACTGCCACATGCATGCTTCTCACAATAGAGCTGCTTATAGGTCTTGTTAAATTAGGCCACTCAGAAGAAAATCTACTTTCCAAATAAGTAAGGTTCCAGAGGCAGTTAAAAATTTAACTTTTAGGCAAATTAAATTGTAACCAATAAATGGGTTGTATGTCTGTTCACTAAAGCAGACATTCCCTAAAACTAAACATACAGCAAGTCTAGTTTGCCATATATCCTTGAGTCTCAGGCCATGGGCACACAAAGCTCTGCATCTCTCAAGATGAGGGAAACAGATTCACTTGCTTTCCCAGCTCAGTTTATCTGCATTGAGTGCAGGTGCACAGAGCGCGGTGGAGGTTGGGCTGAAAAACGCGAAAGCAGGCACTCTGCTTCATGTACCTGCACTCAGATGGAAGCTGTACTATTCAATGCAGATAAGCGGAGCTGCAGAAGggagtggatccacttctctcagcctgcagaatgcacacaggcagagagaagctgGGCAAATGCTTTGTATTTCCATGGCCTTAAGGCAAAAGAACTTGGGCTTTCAGTGCACTTTGTCTGGTGATTGTTGCATGGAACACAACAATCAATGTGTAGGCCCAGGCAATTGCCTTCAAGTACAGTGTGATGGGATTTTAGTCATTTTGTTATCTTTAAACCACTTACTGAGGGATATATCACATGGTGCTTTGCTAGCCATGGTGCTCCCAAGAAAAAGTGGGACAGTCAAAACACCACTGACTGGTAGAGAGGAAAAAAAACCACCGAGGTGTTTAAAAAGCACCTGTACATACATTTGGCCGATATGAAAGCAAAGACAATTAAATTGGCACCGCAGCCACACGCTGGAATgcatgcatacatttttaaaaagaaatttatGGCAATGGCACATAAGGCAATTTTGATTGCTTTTTTGTTGCCCTGTGGTTTGCAGCTTGTTGGGCAGGGGATTACTTGAAATCTCCTCTCCATTCACATACATTCAATATATGATACAACAATTTCCATTTACCTAAGAACTGATTATTGCTGCTGCATTAGATATTCAGAGGGAAAGAACAGTGAATTTTGCAGTTAAACATTCAGataaacattatatattattgtttgttaTTGTTAACCCAATGGGCAGCTTATAGTTTGGCCACAAAACATGGTCCCCTGTAAAGAACCCTATTGGTGCCAGCAAATGTACCATGAGCTCCCATGTCCCAATTTGTGCCCAAATTAATTTGTTGTTGAGATTGTGGATCAATAGTAAATAGTCCTCAATATTTTTGTTGTTCCTGCACTACATTTCATCTGTTCAGTAAATGAATGAACATAGTTAGCAAATAAGCTACCTGTACAACCTGTAGATAGGACAACAGATATCATTCGGACACACTACTCTTAACatcattaaagaaaatgtttccctAAGAAATGATTTGCTTGTTTATGTATTAAATTATAAGTACATTCAACTGTAGAGACAGAAATTGTTAATCCTGGCAACATGAATGTTCTGTGGTGCTTTCATATCTTCAGAAGCTTTTGTATGAATTTAAATGAATGGAAATGAAGAATTTTTGCTTATTTTGCTGCACCATAATCACTTGCTgtccctttagggtgaagatgcACAGGGCGGTTTATCAGTGtgacattttaaaaagttgcgtGCGACATTTGCATTGTGCGGCTACAAATCACCACCTGTGTTTTCACTCTTAGCAGAACTAAAATTTGGGCCTTTTGGCATAAAGTGTCAATGATCCTTGTTAGCTGTTTGGATATATTTGCCTGCAATGTACTGATGCAGGGGtcccctggagctaccacctccACAAAGAAGGTGACAGTTTCACTCTTCCCACAGTGCTCTTCATACTTGCGCTTAAAGAATTGGATAAAGGCATCATTTTGATACCTAGAAGCAGAAATGAGATAGACTAATGACAATTTAGTGCAACTGAGCCTTAAAAATCTGGTTAGCAACTAAATGCAGCTCCAGCAAGTAGTTATACTGAACAATGCATGTTTTTACtataaaattatagaaaaaattacgttaaaaaaaaaaaatcaaagttgtCATAATTTATAAACTTTGCTGCCACCTTCTTTGACAACATCATAAAACGTAATCTTTTTTTAACACCCTGACAGAAGAAAAGTTCAATAAGAAGACTGTTACTGCTCTAGTGAAGTTAAAAAATCTATGCAATATCTGACCAATGTGTCAGGGGGAACTGgacaagcagggtcagactgggatgccggggcactgggaaaaaacctggtcaGACCAGTCCCGACCCCTGTCGCCGATCCCCCGGCCGATCCCTCCCCTCGCATGTCTCTTActcatgctcaggggaggacgtcagctGGGTGGcgagggcccctgcggggggttggggggagcaggggaagcggccctgcacccccaaatccGACCCTGTGGACAAGGGAAGTAGCTTCGACCTCatagaaaataaacataataaaaaccAATACAAAAGGCTATACAGACTATAATTTAAATACTCAACCAACCTGGCCTCTGATACTCAATACCATAAAATGCTGAGAGCCTCTTtctcaaaaaattaaagtaagccataattaaatataaaaacataataaatatggaATGATTACTCCACAAACCCATCATCCctcttaaagaaaaacaaagaggaaaaaaaaaaactttggtcttgccatgtttaaaaaaaaaaaaaaaaaaaaaaaataataattataaataagctGTAATTCCTtattgcagaataaaaaaaacaataaaacaattttcCTTGCTGGTTTCAATTACAGTCTGAAATAAACGTTGTCATTATTACATTAATGTTCTAAATAGTTTAGAGGTGGACAGAAATGTTCATTGTTATTGCTGGATACTGCATAGCTTTACCTCTCTCTAATGGGgcaaattgaaattttttttatcaactttCCGAGTTCCCTTGTCTTTAATGTTGACTCTTAGATGAACACACAAGTTCTGACACAATCATGCACAAACAAACTGTGCAGTACTAAGGCATTTTTGCACACGCACAAATATTTCAATACTTGCTTAGTCCCACCTCTCTTTCTGGtgggcctatttattaagctATGTATTAACACTTTACACACTGCCATCTGAATACAAGACAAAGATATGGAAAAGCAAGTTATACACCCTTGTAATAAATGTTGCTTCAGAGAAgtctaaaatgtgtattttaaaagaaatattaacATGGAAAAAGCTGCTTTGACCATTGCAGTTATTCAAAGTCTTTCTGTACTTATTTCCTGCCTGAATTTGTCCCTTTAAGTTACATCAGGCCAGACTTTGTAATAGAGCAAGTCAGTGATGGGAACAGATGGAGTAAATCATGCCCTAACTGTAATATGCAGTTTGATCAATAAAATTTTAAACACtgcttgataaataggcctctaaatattatttatatctaaatatAATATGCTCATTTGTCTAGATAGCCAAATAAGGGGATGTTTGCCTGATCTGGCCATCAGGTCAACAACTGGATAACTGAAGCTGCTACAGACCCTTTAGGAAAGTAACACATCAATGGGCCGATCCATTTTTTCACCCACCTAGATTTCAAATGCTGCCAGAAAGTTATTTGTCAATCGGTTTTCCCTCATTTATGGCCCAATAAGCTACAGCTTGGTCTGGAGTGGCCAAGTCAGCAGCACATTGGCGTGTACGAACACATTTAATTACCCCTGTGACTAAAACTGATAAATGTTTGATGACTAAGGAAACATTGTATACTTAAAAATGATGTTTGAGTAATGGTTCTGTTTGCTTGataagaaaattagaaaataaccAATATGGCTATAAGTTATAAAGGATATTTCATCAGATAGATTAGTTATTAGAAAATATGAGAagataaaaagattaaaaagaaaTCACAACACAGAGATATATGGGAAAAGTAGATGCTACTGTTAGGACTTATTACAAATCTGGTCATAGTGCATACAGACAGAAATCTTTTCATCTTTGCTTTGTTTAATGCACATCCCCACTGTTACTGAAACCTCCAAGGTTGTCAAATTTTTGTAATTTCAACAACCAAtccatgaaaaaattaaaaattaagcaCTTTGTGATTATTTTATAGAATACCAAAATGCCAGTCTCCGGTGCAGTACATTCCCTTATCAATGCTATTGATCATGCCAAATTTTTATGTCCAGCATAAAAATGGCTCACACACAGCACAACTAACAAACAGCATGAGAtatcatacattttttaaaatataatttcaaaatGTCACAGACTTAGGCAATTGTGTCATGGTAACATGATGCGAGTAAAAGTTGTTATCTGAATGGGCTTTGGGAATGCTCCAATGTTGAGCTGCAACTTTTGGCTTTGAGGTTTGTGGAGGTGGTTGGGGTTTTTTGTAGGAGTTGCAGCCATTCACAACAGTGGACAAAGTATCATGAACTGCCTTTTCACCATGTTCTTTTGATACACTCAGGACAATTGAAGTAAGAGTTTGCTGAGGACTATCAAGCAATGGATGTGCTACTTGTCTGTTGAGGAAGTCCTGTGTTGTGGCAAGAGACACTTGGACTGGAGTAAAAGTCTTTATCACTTGGCAAGGAAAGAACTGTACTGGTAATGATGGTGAAGAGCTAGTTCGAGCATTGACAGATTCCTGAAGATCAGGACTATTTATAAGCAAGGTTGGCACACTTCCCAAAGGCCCTCGATGGCAAGACATGATGGGTTTTACATGTGTAAGCATTTctgtttcttttcttctttccatTGACAAATCCAGTGCATTACAGATGCTAGCCTGGCATTCGTCACTTTTCAACACGATAAAACTTAAGTCTGTTGGACATGGTGGCCACTCTCCCTGCTCTACATCAGATGCATTATCATATTCAGAAGCAATGGAAGGGCGCCTATTACTTTCTGCTTCTGGAAGCTGAAGGGAAACAATTTCTCTTGCAACAGTACATACTTCTTTTGTAGTAGGATTATCACATTCTGGCAATAGAGGGGAATCAGTTAGCGAATCACAGGAAGAATTATTTTTGATACTTAACATTTCACTTTCACTTTGAGATGCAGACAATATATCAGCAGGACACTCCCCCAGTTGTAATTCTTCTTTTGGGGCAGTAGTTTCTTCTAAGCCATTGTTTGGTGGCAGTTCTATAGAAGTATATTCAGGCTTTACACCACTGTCTAGTTGTGCACTGTTCTGGCAATCATTTGGAGTCTCCATTATGGAAACATTTGGTGAATAATGGATATCTTCATTTTTAACAGATATTAATGAAATCTCAACACATTCTTCCACCTTAAGTGGTTGAGAGACATTGACTTTACTTACttcttttatatcttttttcaTGTCAGGGTGTTGTGGTATACTCTGAGAAACTGCTAAGGGATTTCCAGCAGAAACTTGTTGTTGCTGCTTAGCACCATTTTTGAGAAGATCTGTTTCCTGATGTGTTTCAACATTACTTGCCTCTTCCACAACCATGGGGGTGGGTGTCCCATTATACTGTGAGCTGGATGAGAGGTTTTTAATTTTATCAACAGTGTTTGAGTTATTCTCATTAATATCCATCGGAACTTGTTTGGAGATCTCTGGGGTGTTCTCAAGTGAAACTACCTTCTCTCCATTTGCCTCTTTAGCAGGCTCGACTGGGTGGAGATCAACAGGAATATCTTGTCCCAGAGTCTTTTTTGGGAATTCCTCAGcttttcctataaaaaaaaaccaaaaaaagcataaaattaccaatacttttttttcatattgaaTTGTGATAAATTTAGAATCATTGCTGTTAACAAAACTAATGTCCTTGGTCAAATACATAACATGATAAGGTATTGATCGAAGTGAACACTGCTTGCACTTCCAACATATGTGGAAGTAAAGAGactcatatattatttatttctcatttttttagcatattactcatcactagttatagatTTGATTTCCTTTCATTTATTGACACCTTCCGTATACTTAGTTTTCCTGAGCCTCTAATAAGTCTCTAATAAGATTTCCACCAATTCTGTCTATTTTATtgaaacacataggggctgatttactaagacacgatttcgaatccgaattggaaaaattccaattggaaacgaacattttgcgactttttcgtattttttgcgattttttcggcgtctttgcgatttttgcgaaaaaacgcaagtttttcgtagccattccgaaaattgcgcaaagtcgcgattttttcgtagcgttaaaacttgcgcgcaaagtcgcgcctttttcatagtgttaaaacttaaaaggcgcgacttttcgcgcaagttttaacgctacaaaaatcgcgagtttgcgcaactttcggaatggctacgaaaaactcgagttttttcgcaaaaatcgtaaagacgccgaaaaaatcgcaaaaaatacgaaaaaatcgcaaaataccgatcattacaaaaaaaacgcaatcggacgcattcagcccgttcgtgggttagtaaatgtgccccatagtcaaGTATATAACAATATTGTGCAGATATACTGTTTAAGACACTGAAGCACTCCGATTGCTGTTATAGATTCTACGTTCATGGGGAATCAGAAAAATTTTCTTGATGAGAATCAAGTTTATCTATAAATTCTAATTACTTCATAATGaacatgaatccatttttagattaataaatgtaattttcttgAACCTCAACTATGGAACATGATCCATTTCAACATTCGTTTGAGAACCAACTTGGGAACATCTTGAATGATGCATTCCAGTTGTTTACAAATAGTTACTTTCTTTCTTACAGTTGGACTGAAAGTGGCTCATGTAAGGGATACTGTATATCCGCAAATAATTAAGAAAGTAATAAAACTTATATTACACTCTATATTAACATTTTAtcttaataatagtaatattccCTCTACACATCTACCTGGAGGAGGAAGTTCAAGTTTCATCTTGCGAAGTTCAGCCATTGACGTCTGTAATTGCTCAACCACAATATCATCATCATAGCTTAGAGATCGAGCAATCTTCTCCTGAAGAAACTCCCGCAAGTCCTCCATAGGCATCTTAAGCAGACGTTCTGCAAACAGATTTGTGAAGGTAAAGAAAAGGTTTTGGTCATTATTATACTGGTTAACCTCCATTAGAAGAATTAAAGTACTTTGTAATTAATTAACCTTATTTATTCCCTTATTTTCTATGACAAAGGAGATCCCTCTTTAATCACACCCCCCAGGTCTGTACTGGCAGCCTGAAACATGTGCAGAGTAAATGAAAGATGAGCCATTTATGCAATCACTGAGTCTTGCAGCTGAATTcctaacccccccctcccccatagtTTTCAGCTGTTGGGGGACAAAGGAAGCTGTAGTTAACAGTTGTAGGGTCACAGGTTTGacctatatattgtttatataattcCTGCCACATAACACCTGTTGACATAGAATTCAGGGTAATAACCAGTTGTTCAATATACCGAGTCAAAAAGACCAGGGTATGGATCACTTAAAAATGCTTGTAACTAGTCACTAAACTTAGTAGTATCAGAAACATGCTGATACTACTGGAAACATCTATTATATCCATAAGTTCAAAGATATTTGAAATACAATATCAGTCATATCTATGATTACATGCCAATATCACATACTTTTGTGTAACTTAAGAATGGTGTAAGCCATGGCCGGAAGTACTCGTTCGCCCTCCAGTATATAGATATCCCAGAGCCTCAGGGTAAGGGTAAATGGTGTCTGGAAATAAGAATAGAGGATATTACTAAAGAcacttaaaaagtaaaaatggaaGGTAAACCGATTAAGACAATGAATGGAAGACATTACTTAAGACActaattaggggcagatttatcaaaatgtgagtttagagcttaatacataaaaactaattcaacccacattctatttattcctatgggatttttagagcgtatttatcaaatggtgaattctaacttttacccatttataaatacaattctaaaaatcccatagggatgaatagaatgtggatgagttttatgtattaagctctaaactcacattttgataaacctgacCCTTAGTCTATAGAACACTTCAACCCCTTAGTCTATAGAACACATATCAACCTAAATGCTTTCCATTATGtaatataagggctctggcacacggggagattagtcgcccgcggcaaaactccctgttcgcgggcgactaatctccccgagttgccttcccctgccatcccaccggcgacatgTAAGTCCTAAGGTGCAGCGTTTGTTATagttcttatcacctatagcaaccaagcaCATTTCCAAGTCACCTGTTTAACAGTAAACAGAATGGTTTTCTGCTTGGAAAGTGAGGAAAGGGGATGAGAGCCCTGAAGGGCAGCTGCTGAATTTTGTTTAACACAAAGGGCCTTGGATTTAATTTCCCTCACATAGCTGGCTGGAAATACGGTCTGAATTTATCAGTATGTGTCCAAATAAAATATACACTTGAGAAACTGGGGGACATAAGGTATACTGAAactaattacttttatttatgtaaaatgttCCATGATAGAATTTCCTCCACCAACAAAGTTGCCTATGCTACACACAACAAACCTTGTCAACCTTTTTGCACACAGGACAGAAGTCCATTGTCAATGCTCCATGTGTCAGGCAGTGAGCTTTTCTTCAATAACACTATGAGCAATGACAGTGTCAGAACAACGGTGTTTTAACAGCTGCTGTTTTCAACACATGGCACCAGTAGTCGAGACATtgcatgtggcattagcctaaagcttcAATGCATATGAATACACTTCAGTGTGCAGACACAAATGGAAATTATACCATTTTCAAAATCAAAGTATTTAGTTTTCTAAATTTTATTCATTGTTTTCAGCCCAAATACAAACACATTTTTCATAATATACTCAATTTAAAGGAAAGTGTATTTCTGTTCTGTAGGAAGAACCATCAGCAAGACAAAAGCACTGATGTTTGTCActgtaaatcagtgatccccaacctttcttactcgtgagccacagtcaaatgtagaaagacttggggagcaacacaagcaccataaaaaatgatgggggtgccaaataaggactgtgattggctatttagtagcctctatgcataatctcagcttacatgaggctttatttggtagtacatcttgtgtttatgcaaccaaaacttgcctccaagccaggaatttaaaagaaaacacctgctttggggccactgggagcaacatccaaggggttggtgagtaacatgttgctcacgagccattggttggggatcactgctgtaaattCTCACCCGGTCTAGGAAACACTGCAGAAACCATTTTGTTGTATAAATCCCAGTAGACATGTCTTCTTTGTCCTGTAAAAAAGAATGGCCATTAGCTTGTAATTCACCTCAAAGCATGTCAGCGAATTCAGATATTACTATGACATGTTCCACTTGGCTAAATGAGATACGACAGCTTTTTCttgactacagctcccacaatatattgtattgtgCACCAAGACTTTTGTGTGAAACAGAATTTTGTACCAGTTTCTTTTAAAAGTACACACACAACTTTAAAAAGTGCTCACAAAAGACATTTTTGTGCacacagccaaaaaaaaacatCTCCGTTATTTATCTCTAATATCAATGTAAATAACAGCAGGGGTTTCAGACCATTTTGGGTTTAATATCCATTTGCTCTCCAACCTTTGGTAAGGTTACTcttggggtagatttatcaaaatgtaacatcagagttttccacaaaaaaaatcacctactttctattcattcctatgggatttttataactgtatttattatacagtgaaCTGTaattttcacccactgataaatatgcttctaaaaatcccacagaaatgaatagaacgagggtgagtttttatgtacaggtataggatccgttatctggaaacccgatgtccagaaagctccgaattacgaaaaagcctgtctcccatagactccattttaatcaaataattcagatttttaaaattgatttcctttttctctgtaaaaataaaatagagctttgtatttgatccaaactaagatataattaatccttactggatgcaaaatagtcctattgagtttaattaatgttttattgatttttttaatagaaggtatgaagatacaaattacgtaaagacccttttttccggaatacccttggtcccgataacaggtcctatacctatattaagctctaaactcacattttgataaatctgaccctaagtTTAAAGAAAAGATAcagataaataaatgttaatttaaacaaTCTTTTTATTTGGATAGCCCTAAACACATTAATCATCACATCGCTCAAACCCATAAATGATACCTACATCTATACTCCTTTAACTATGTAGGAATTTGTATCATCTGTGTATGAATAATGATAACATTTGCATTCCCCAAATTCCCTGTGCAAACACACATACCCAAATATCCCCCTCTTTGAGGCATGTTTCATATTGCACAAACTGGCAATAACATTGCAAACTGCTGCAGCAACAAAACTGTTCATGCCTCCCAAAAAACTCCCCAAAGAAAATCTGAGGATGAGATAGTAGCTCATATATACCATGTGTTTTTTCAGTTTAGGAAACACTTTGCTGAGAATCTGTTCATGATGACTCTGAAACCTCTGGAGCTTTGGGAAACCAGGGATAAAAAACCCTGCAGAGACACAAGAGACAAAACCTTTAGCAAAGAAGGGATAAATAACATTACCTCACAGGCAGCACAGATATTTGTAATGGGCATAATAAGGGACAAATCCAAGGTTAGATAAATGAAAACGCCACAACCATGAGACACAGAATGTGGTCAGTATATCAGCACCAGTGGGACAGTGCCTAGGGTTGTAGATTCAAGGGGCAGTGCAGCCCACAAGATGTGGGACACTGTATAAGAAATTCAATTTTTCATGCATACACTTGGTTTCTGCTTATATCTACAATTTTTGAAAACAAAGGCAGAAATATTCCAACAcagctgcaaaaaaataaaaaaaagtaaataaacacaggcacacagcacactttattatctatctgtctatctatctatctgtctgtctgtctgtctgtctgtctgtctgtctgtctgtctctctatctatctatctatctatctatctatctatctatctatctgtctgtctatctgtctatcgccatataaaaagatacaatttacaggatatttatggcttctgtgtattatatataacaaAAGAGAAGCCGGCACTTTGACATaacgtaaaaaaacaaaacaatagctt
Encoded proteins:
- the usp6nl2 gene encoding USP6 N-terminal-like protein; translated protein: MKKDIETLIALERAEIISKYEKFQQPGAERDPWEDANFSLYKVTDRFGFLHEHELPSRSAQEEKQKLQEIERVDKWLKMLKKWSKYRNSEKMYRRVYKGIPLQVRGQVWSLLLDVEETKLKNEGKYEKIKDLAKTYSTEIKQIDLDINRTFRNHIMFRERYGVKQRALFDVLSAYSVYNTEVSYCQGMSQIAAVLLMYLNEEDAFWALAQLLTNQRHAMHGFFIPGFPKLQRFQSHHEQILSKVFPKLKKHMDKEDMSTGIYTTKWFLQCFLDRTPFTLTLRLWDIYILEGERVLPAMAYTILKLHKKRLLKMPMEDLREFLQEKIARSLSYDDDIVVEQLQTSMAELRKMKLELPPPGKAEEFPKKTLGQDIPVDLHPVEPAKEANGEKVVSLENTPEISKQVPMDINENNSNTVDKIKNLSSSSQYNGTPTPMVVEEASNVETHQETDLLKNGAKQQQQVSAGNPLAVSQSIPQHPDMKKDIKEVSKVNVSQPLKVEECVEISLISVKNEDIHYSPNVSIMETPNDCQNSAQLDSGVKPEYTSIELPPNNGLEETTAPKEELQLGECPADILSASQSESEMLSIKNNSSCDSLTDSPLLPECDNPTTKEVCTVAREIVSLQLPEAESNRRPSIASEYDNASDVEQGEWPPCPTDLSFIVLKSDECQASICNALDLSMERRKETEMLTHVKPIMSCHRGPLGSVPTLLINSPDLQESVNARTSSSPSLPVQFFPCQVIKTFTPVQVSLATTQDFLNRQVAHPLLDSPQQTLTSIVLSVSKEHGEKAVHDTLSTVVNGCNSYKKPQPPPQTSKPKVAAQHWSIPKAHSDNNFYSHHVTMTQLPKSVTF